In Niallia sp. FSL W8-0635, one genomic interval encodes:
- a CDS encoding glycoside hydrolase family 127 protein, which yields MKKTKETITNKVKINDNFWGRYLEVVRNHVIPYQWEALNDRLPDASPSHAIENFRIAAGESTDEYYGMVFQDSDLAKWLEAVAYSLENEPNAELEKTADEVIALMGRAQQEDGYLNTYYIVNEPNNRWTNIRDNHELYCAGHLIEAAVAYYQVTGKKQFLDIMCKYADYIDSVFGPEEDKLKGYPGHQEIELALVKLFDVTGNQKYLHLSKYFIDERGKQPHYFDIEKKKRKDTKPFWFNDDYAYHQAHKPVREQKEAVGHAVRATYMYTAMTDLAVKTQDESLKKACEELWNNVTQKQMYITGGIGSMEFGEAFSFNYDLPNDLSYTETCASIALVFWANRMLQLDVNNKYADVMELALYNGTISGMDLDGKKFFYVNPLEVLPEACEKRKDKKHVKSVRQKWFGCACCPPNLARLIASIGHYIYSQKEKEVFVHLYMGNETTVQLENTKVKLTQQTNYPWDGDVSMIVSPEREENFTVALRIPGWAKGTVMKVNGEIIDHIPLMKNGYVYLNRKWQENDHIELTFPMVVERIQSNPQVRHNVGKVALQRGPVVYCLEQVDNGENLHGVILPRNAELKANYDSELLEGVVSITGDAERIDQANWNDSLYRPVEDKSTSVQIKAIPYYAWCNREPGEMIVWVNEK from the coding sequence ATGAAAAAAACAAAAGAAACCATCACAAATAAAGTGAAAATCAATGACAATTTCTGGGGACGCTATTTGGAAGTTGTACGAAACCATGTTATCCCTTACCAATGGGAAGCATTAAATGATCGATTACCAGATGCCTCACCAAGTCATGCGATTGAGAATTTTCGAATTGCAGCAGGGGAATCAACGGATGAATATTATGGAATGGTGTTTCAAGACAGTGATCTTGCTAAATGGTTGGAAGCAGTTGCTTATAGCTTAGAGAATGAGCCTAATGCTGAATTAGAGAAAACAGCTGATGAAGTAATTGCTTTGATGGGAAGAGCGCAACAGGAAGATGGCTATTTAAATACTTATTATATAGTTAATGAGCCGAATAACCGATGGACAAATATTCGCGATAATCACGAATTGTATTGTGCAGGACATTTAATAGAAGCAGCAGTCGCTTATTATCAAGTGACGGGTAAGAAGCAGTTCCTAGATATCATGTGTAAATATGCGGATTATATTGACAGCGTTTTCGGACCAGAAGAGGATAAATTAAAGGGATATCCTGGCCATCAGGAGATTGAATTAGCTTTAGTGAAATTATTTGATGTTACAGGTAATCAGAAATACTTACATTTAAGTAAATATTTTATTGATGAACGAGGAAAACAGCCTCATTATTTTGATATAGAAAAAAAGAAAAGAAAGGATACAAAGCCATTTTGGTTTAATGATGATTATGCTTATCATCAGGCACATAAACCAGTAAGAGAGCAAAAAGAAGCTGTTGGTCATGCGGTAAGGGCTACATATATGTATACAGCGATGACAGATCTTGCGGTAAAAACACAAGATGAATCACTAAAAAAAGCATGTGAAGAACTTTGGAATAATGTAACACAAAAGCAAATGTATATAACTGGTGGGATAGGCTCCATGGAATTTGGAGAAGCATTCTCCTTTAATTATGATCTGCCGAATGATTTGTCTTATACAGAGACTTGTGCTTCGATTGCTTTAGTTTTTTGGGCTAATCGTATGTTACAGCTAGATGTGAATAATAAGTATGCCGATGTAATGGAACTAGCTCTTTATAATGGAACGATTAGTGGGATGGATTTAGACGGCAAGAAATTCTTTTATGTAAATCCATTAGAAGTTTTACCAGAAGCGTGTGAGAAGAGAAAGGATAAAAAGCATGTGAAATCCGTTCGTCAAAAATGGTTTGGATGTGCATGCTGTCCGCCAAATTTAGCTAGATTAATAGCATCAATTGGTCACTATATCTATTCTCAAAAAGAGAAGGAAGTATTTGTACATTTATATATGGGAAATGAGACAACCGTTCAATTAGAAAATACTAAAGTAAAGCTTACCCAACAAACGAACTATCCTTGGGATGGGGATGTCTCTATGATTGTTTCTCCTGAGAGAGAAGAAAACTTTACGGTGGCATTACGAATTCCAGGCTGGGCAAAAGGTACGGTGATGAAAGTGAATGGGGAGATAATCGATCATATTCCATTAATGAAAAATGGTTATGTTTATTTAAATCGTAAATGGCAAGAAAATGATCATATTGAATTGACTTTCCCAATGGTGGTGGAGAGAATTCAATCGAATCCACAAGTACGTCATAATGTTGGAAAAGTTGCTCTTCAGCGCGGTCCAGTAGTGTATTGTTTAGAGCAAGTAGACAATGGAGAAAATCTACATGGTGTTATTTTACCGAGAAATGCAGAATTAAAAGCAAATTATGATTCTGAATTACTTGAAGGAGTGGTGTCCATTACAGGGGATGCCGAACGTATAGACCAAGCAAACTGGAATGATTCCTTGTATCGTCCAGTAGAAGACAAATCAACATCTGTCCAAATAAAAGCAATCCCATATTATGCATGGTGCAACCGGGAGCCAGGTGAAATGATCGTTTGGGTTAATGAGAAATGA
- a CDS encoding helix-turn-helix domain-containing protein: MENRLNMKNLEYVCNLMKDILNISINIVDKEGNLMKEMVPSELFNPLYPSYQSFAKQFVHSDEKKNHHPSIKGTPFYEIASIIPIVNIGTIILGPFLTNRPSKVLIDDLITTFGQKEMEDSLSDYYYSLPVINSGKLEQVCKLFYFLFNKKIYDKDIIHPRTPLHHHVIDEKLADKYMLEIHQNSSFHHDPIAEKKIYQFIIDGQKENLLAYWKAFKENSSFDFGKLSKKNEVRNQKNLSIAIITLATRAAITGGLHPEIAYTLGDRFIQDLEELQDIKDLHLFTENTLYEFADRVAKTKRNNYSRPIFQCRNYIYKHIYEPLTLQSIAEHLSISPKYLSNLFKKEVGIPISEYIQQTKIEEAKKLMTFAEHSLSDIHALLNFTDQSYFTKVFKKYTGVTPKQFRKNMVNFL; the protein is encoded by the coding sequence GTGGAAAATCGTCTAAATATGAAGAATTTGGAGTATGTATGTAACTTAATGAAAGATATATTAAATATCTCTATTAATATAGTTGATAAGGAAGGAAACTTAATGAAGGAGATGGTACCATCTGAATTATTCAATCCTCTTTATCCCTCTTATCAATCTTTTGCTAAACAATTCGTACATAGTGATGAAAAGAAAAATCATCATCCCAGCATAAAAGGCACGCCTTTTTATGAAATCGCATCCATTATTCCTATTGTCAACATAGGAACCATTATATTAGGTCCCTTTCTCACTAATCGGCCGTCGAAAGTGCTAATAGATGACTTAATTACTACATTTGGACAAAAAGAGATGGAAGATTCATTAAGTGATTATTATTATTCGCTTCCTGTAATAAATTCTGGGAAATTAGAACAAGTTTGCAAACTCTTCTACTTTTTATTCAATAAAAAGATTTATGATAAAGATATTATCCATCCAAGAACGCCACTGCATCATCATGTAATCGATGAAAAGCTTGCAGATAAATATATGTTAGAAATACATCAAAACTCCTCTTTTCACCATGATCCTATTGCTGAAAAGAAAATCTATCAATTTATTATAGATGGACAAAAGGAAAATCTTCTTGCCTATTGGAAAGCCTTTAAGGAAAACAGTTCTTTTGATTTTGGCAAACTTTCCAAAAAAAACGAGGTAAGAAATCAAAAAAACTTATCGATTGCCATCATTACACTTGCCACCCGCGCAGCCATTACAGGGGGACTTCATCCTGAGATTGCTTATACTTTAGGTGACCGTTTTATTCAAGACTTGGAAGAACTGCAAGATATTAAGGACCTTCATTTATTTACAGAAAATACTTTATATGAGTTTGCAGATAGAGTAGCAAAAACAAAAAGGAATAATTATTCAAGGCCAATCTTCCAATGTAGAAACTATATTTATAAACATATTTATGAACCTCTAACATTACAATCCATCGCAGAACATTTATCTATCAGTCCAAAATACCTATCTAATTTATTTAAAAAAGAAGTGGGGATTCCCATTAGTGAATATATACAGCAAACGAAAATTGAGGAAGCAAAAAAGCTAATGACTTTCGCTGAACACTCCTTATCTGATATTCATGCCCTATTAAATTTTACTGATCAGAGCTATTTCACTAAAGTATTTAAAAAATATACCGGGGTTACTCCTAAGCAATTTAGGAAGAATATGGTTAATTTTTTATAG
- a CDS encoding ABC transporter substrate-binding protein produces the protein MRKMYGFILLFLFTIVLGACSNSSSSSTEDLTIPDNPEDVKGDVTVWAWALEANYLEKDVLPAFNEKYPNVNVKVEHIGVDQVYQKVSAGLSAGGSGLPDVVQVENNRIHSFTDDFPDAFTNLSSLGFDKHENEFSKSKIDGLKDKDGNIIAAPRDLGPVGVIYRTDIFEEAGVDPASIQTWDDYIEAGKKVVAHTGKAFLGTDGDGLLRIMLQQQGSYYFTEDDKLDLTSDAAKKAVDILQKMKDAGLIIYTNNWDGQVAAMKNGEVATQPGAVWWSGTMIEQMPELSGKWGMFQLPAVEEGGVRASNDGGSALAIPSKSENKVAAYVFAEFASTDVDSQIKALTNRGLFPALLSAYEEPVFSEEQEYFNNQTFFKDFADTVTDIPSVNHSSAELELRSIMTSQMEAFLLEDKPAAQILEDGKKQAEQQTGLESTN, from the coding sequence ATGAGAAAAATGTATGGCTTTATTTTATTATTCCTATTCACTATTGTGTTAGGAGCTTGTAGTAATAGCTCATCATCGAGTACGGAAGACTTAACAATTCCAGATAATCCAGAAGATGTAAAAGGCGATGTGACTGTTTGGGCTTGGGCATTAGAAGCAAATTATTTAGAAAAGGATGTATTACCAGCATTTAATGAGAAATATCCTAATGTAAATGTAAAAGTAGAGCATATCGGTGTCGATCAAGTATACCAAAAAGTTAGTGCAGGCCTTTCAGCAGGCGGGAGCGGCTTACCTGATGTAGTACAAGTGGAAAATAACCGGATTCATTCGTTTACAGATGATTTTCCTGATGCATTTACGAATTTAAGCTCTCTTGGCTTTGATAAACATGAAAATGAATTCTCTAAATCAAAAATAGATGGGTTAAAGGATAAGGATGGAAATATAATTGCAGCTCCAAGGGATTTAGGACCAGTTGGTGTTATCTATCGGACAGATATTTTTGAGGAAGCAGGGGTGGATCCAGCGAGTATTCAGACATGGGATGATTATATTGAAGCAGGGAAAAAGGTTGTTGCCCATACTGGAAAGGCATTTTTAGGAACAGATGGCGATGGTCTTCTAAGAATCATGCTTCAACAACAAGGCAGCTATTATTTTACAGAGGATGATAAATTAGATCTTACTTCTGATGCAGCGAAAAAGGCAGTTGATATTTTACAAAAGATGAAAGATGCAGGGTTAATTATCTATACGAATAACTGGGATGGGCAAGTAGCAGCAATGAAAAATGGAGAGGTTGCAACACAGCCTGGTGCTGTTTGGTGGAGTGGCACAATGATCGAACAAATGCCTGAACTGTCCGGAAAATGGGGGATGTTCCAATTGCCTGCTGTTGAAGAAGGGGGAGTAAGAGCTTCTAATGATGGGGGATCTGCATTAGCGATTCCAAGTAAATCTGAAAATAAAGTGGCTGCATATGTATTTGCAGAATTTGCCTCAACAGATGTAGATTCCCAAATTAAGGCGCTTACGAATAGAGGATTATTCCCTGCTCTATTATCTGCATATGAAGAGCCTGTTTTCAGCGAAGAACAAGAATATTTTAATAACCAAACATTCTTTAAAGATTTTGCTGATACAGTAACCGATATTCCTTCCGTAAACCATAGCAGTGCAGAATTAGAGCTTAGATCCATCATGACTAGTCAAATGGAAGCGTTTTTACTTGAAGATAAGCCAGCAGCGCAAATATTGGAAGATGGAAAAAAACAGGCTGAGCAGCAAACAGGATTAGAATCGACCAATTAA
- a CDS encoding carbohydrate ABC transporter permease: protein MSDNKMLETGTNPITIKKKKQFITPKTVPYIFVGPALLLFIAFTVYPIIASFLLSFQTKVAGVYTFSGFANYTRLFSDPLFYKALGNTFIILIVQVPIMLFLAVILASVLNSGLLRMKGFYRVAFFTPAVTSLVAASIIFVLLLNTDYGLINYVLTSMGLEKVRWLTDPFWAKVSLILVTTWRWTGYNMVILLAGLQNIPNSLYEAASIDGASTIKKFFYITIPQLKPVLLFTFVMSTIGSFQLFDEPYNLTNGGPNNATITITYYLYNQGFSFFNFGYASAIAYVIVLFIAVLSWIQFKVVRND from the coding sequence ATGTCGGATAATAAAATGCTGGAAACAGGAACGAATCCTATAACCATAAAGAAGAAAAAACAGTTTATCACCCCTAAGACTGTTCCATATATTTTTGTTGGTCCTGCGCTTTTGTTGTTTATTGCTTTTACTGTTTATCCTATTATTGCTTCTTTTCTATTAAGCTTTCAAACAAAGGTTGCAGGTGTTTATACATTCTCAGGATTTGCAAATTATACGCGGCTTTTCAGTGATCCGCTCTTTTATAAAGCGCTTGGGAACACATTTATTATTTTAATCGTACAGGTTCCTATTATGTTATTTCTGGCTGTTATTTTAGCCAGTGTATTGAACTCTGGATTGCTAAGAATGAAAGGTTTTTACCGAGTAGCTTTTTTTACACCTGCTGTTACTTCATTAGTTGCAGCCTCTATCATCTTTGTATTATTACTGAATACAGATTACGGATTAATTAATTATGTATTAACTTCAATGGGACTAGAGAAGGTTCGTTGGTTGACAGATCCTTTCTGGGCGAAGGTTTCTCTTATTCTCGTAACAACATGGAGATGGACTGGTTATAACATGGTTATCTTATTAGCTGGCTTACAAAACATCCCCAATAGTTTGTATGAAGCAGCAAGCATTGATGGTGCTAGTACAATAAAGAAATTCTTTTATATCACGATTCCACAGTTGAAACCGGTATTATTATTTACGTTTGTTATGTCGACAATTGGATCTTTCCAATTATTTGATGAGCCGTACAACTTAACTAATGGTGGTCCAAATAATGCGACGATAACGATTACTTACTATCTTTATAATCAAGGTTTCAGTTTCTTTAATTTTGGCTATGCATCTGCCATTGCTTATGTAATTGTACTCTTTATCGCAGTTCTATCATGGATTCAATTTAAGGTGGTGAGGAATGACTAA
- a CDS encoding carbohydrate ABC transporter permease, whose translation MAKQKRIQKIFMHLFLLIGVVISIGPFYWMVVGATNPSGDVLAFPPKLIPGNYLMENLRNLSNSIDIVKAVTNSSVIAIIFVVVSLFICSAAGYAFAKFKFKGSNLIFASFLLAMMIPYQATIIPLFQIFGAIDWINTYQAIILPQICYPFAIFLIRQNMQGIPDSLIEAARIDGAGEFFIFFKIALPTMKPALAAVGIFLFTHQWNNFMWPLIVMTTQENYTLPVALSTLAGLNSIDYGQLMLGTAISVIPVMAVFLILQKHFISGILGGSIKE comes from the coding sequence ATGGCAAAACAGAAACGTATTCAAAAAATATTTATGCATCTTTTTTTACTAATTGGTGTTGTCATTTCTATTGGTCCTTTTTACTGGATGGTTGTAGGTGCAACCAATCCTTCTGGTGATGTGTTGGCATTTCCACCTAAGTTGATTCCAGGTAATTATTTGATGGAGAACTTAAGAAATTTAAGTAATTCCATTGATATAGTAAAAGCGGTAACTAATTCATCTGTCATTGCGATTATTTTTGTGGTAGTAAGTTTATTCATTTGCTCCGCAGCAGGTTATGCTTTTGCAAAGTTTAAATTTAAAGGAAGTAACCTCATTTTTGCCTCTTTTTTATTGGCGATGATGATTCCATATCAGGCTACAATTATTCCGCTATTTCAAATCTTTGGGGCGATAGATTGGATTAATACGTATCAAGCGATTATATTGCCGCAAATATGTTATCCATTTGCTATCTTTCTGATTAGGCAAAATATGCAAGGGATACCAGATTCCTTAATAGAAGCAGCAAGAATTGATGGAGCAGGAGAATTTTTTATCTTTTTCAAAATAGCTTTGCCAACAATGAAGCCTGCCTTGGCAGCTGTTGGGATTTTCCTTTTTACCCATCAATGGAATAATTTTATGTGGCCATTAATAGTGATGACGACACAGGAGAATTATACCTTGCCAGTAGCTTTATCCACTTTAGCTGGTCTTAATTCTATTGATTACGGGCAGTTAATGTTAGGGACAGCTATTTCAGTAATACCAGTAATGGCCGTTTTTCTTATCCTGCAAAAGCACTTTATTTCTGGGATTTTAGGCGGCTCGATAAAAGAATAA
- a CDS encoding beta-galactosidase, giving the protein MTKKWTAEKLTLGVCYYPEHWPEELWEDDFQRMKDLGFTYVRMGEFAWTIFEPEEGVYSFDLFDRAIEKAHKLGLKTVLGTPTATPPAWLTYKYPDVLNVSQSGIPYQHGARRHYNYNSDNYRRLSSAIVTEMAKHYSNNPGVVGWQIDNELNCEIDIFYSEADHLAFRKWAKEKYQTLDRLNEAWGTVFWNQTYTSWDQVYLTRTTVPNSPNPHHMLDEKRFISDSAISFAKMQGDIIRTYTSSQWVTTNGMFKHLDNHKLTNEVLDFYAYDSYPNFGRVLEDNSEKPLRDRKWSWNLSVVRSISSNFAIFEQQSGPGGWVTRLEQPSPNPGQLRLWTYQSIAHGADLVMYFRWRTATKGTEIYWHGINDYHNLPNRRIKEVEQVSKEIQRIGEKVVGANYQAEIAIITNYDNEWDAEFDKWSGPFTSISKDAWFKALQYNHVPVDAYNLNRNSNVAELKKYKVLVYPHAAIVSEQTADLLKEYVKQGGKLILGCRTGFKDETGQTYMKVFPGYLAELTGITVEDFTKEAPFEATPKVMYKEKAEIKTSDFYEALKVEADNAEVIGKFTDCYFEGKPSLVKRQYGEGTCYYFGGVFTIELAEKLIEETQINDYKNKFDLPESVELSIRKKEGKEFVFLLNYSHEPQDIDVKQEMTDILTGEKVYQKVRMKAYDVLVLE; this is encoded by the coding sequence ATGACAAAAAAATGGACAGCAGAAAAACTTACACTCGGTGTATGTTATTATCCAGAGCATTGGCCAGAGGAACTGTGGGAAGATGATTTTCAAAGAATGAAGGATTTAGGTTTTACTTATGTTCGTATGGGAGAATTTGCGTGGACGATATTTGAGCCAGAAGAAGGTGTATATTCCTTTGATTTATTTGATCGGGCAATTGAAAAGGCTCATAAATTAGGCTTGAAAACAGTGCTTGGGACTCCGACAGCTACACCACCAGCATGGCTCACATATAAATATCCTGATGTGTTGAATGTGTCTCAATCAGGTATTCCGTACCAGCATGGCGCCCGTCGACATTATAATTATAATTCGGATAACTACAGAAGACTTAGTTCTGCTATTGTTACAGAAATGGCAAAGCATTATAGCAATAATCCAGGAGTTGTCGGTTGGCAGATTGATAATGAATTAAACTGTGAAATAGATATTTTTTATTCAGAGGCAGATCATCTTGCTTTTAGAAAATGGGCGAAAGAAAAATATCAGACGTTAGATCGATTAAATGAGGCGTGGGGAACTGTTTTTTGGAATCAGACATATACCAGCTGGGATCAAGTCTATTTAACTCGTACAACGGTTCCAAATTCACCGAATCCTCATCATATGTTAGATGAAAAGAGGTTCATTTCGGATAGCGCTATTTCCTTTGCAAAAATGCAAGGGGACATCATTCGAACATATACTTCTAGTCAATGGGTAACTACAAATGGAATGTTCAAACATTTAGATAATCATAAATTAACAAATGAAGTGTTAGATTTCTATGCTTATGATTCTTATCCTAATTTTGGAAGAGTGCTAGAAGATAACAGTGAGAAGCCTCTGCGTGATAGAAAATGGAGCTGGAACTTAAGTGTAGTCCGCAGCATTTCGTCCAATTTTGCTATCTTTGAACAACAATCAGGTCCAGGAGGATGGGTAACACGACTAGAACAGCCGTCTCCTAATCCTGGGCAACTGCGCCTTTGGACCTATCAATCCATTGCTCATGGTGCAGATTTAGTCATGTATTTCCGCTGGAGAACAGCAACAAAAGGAACAGAAATATATTGGCATGGGATTAATGACTATCATAATTTGCCCAACCGCCGTATAAAAGAAGTGGAGCAAGTAAGCAAGGAAATACAACGAATTGGAGAGAAGGTAGTAGGAGCAAATTATCAGGCAGAGATAGCAATTATCACCAATTATGATAATGAGTGGGACGCAGAATTTGATAAGTGGTCTGGACCTTTTACTTCCATTAGCAAAGATGCATGGTTTAAAGCACTCCAGTATAATCATGTTCCTGTAGATGCTTATAATTTAAATAGAAACTCAAATGTGGCGGAGTTAAAAAAATACAAAGTACTCGTGTATCCACATGCAGCGATTGTGTCCGAACAAACTGCAGATTTGCTGAAAGAGTATGTAAAGCAAGGAGGGAAATTAATATTAGGCTGCCGAACTGGCTTTAAGGATGAGACTGGTCAAACTTATATGAAAGTATTCCCAGGTTATTTAGCAGAGCTTACTGGTATTACGGTAGAGGATTTTACAAAGGAAGCACCGTTTGAAGCTACTCCGAAGGTAATGTATAAAGAAAAAGCAGAGATCAAAACATCTGATTTTTATGAGGCTTTGAAAGTAGAGGCAGACAATGCTGAAGTAATTGGGAAGTTTACAGATTGCTATTTTGAAGGAAAGCCTAGCCTTGTTAAGCGTCAATATGGAGAGGGTACTTGTTATTATTTTGGTGGTGTTTTTACTATCGAGCTTGCTGAAAAACTAATCGAAGAAACACAAATAAATGACTATAAAAATAAATTTGATTTACCTGAAAGTGTGGAGTTATCCATTCGCAAGAAAGAAGGGAAGGAATTTGTTTTCTTATTGAATTATTCTCATGAGCCGCAAGATATTGATGTAAAGCAAGAGATGACAGATATTTTAACAGGAGAGAAGGTTTATCAGAAGGTAAGGATGAAGGCTTATGATGTGTTAGTATTGGAATGA
- a CDS encoding LacI family DNA-binding transcriptional regulator, translating to MKPKISDVARVAGVSPTTVSRVLNNRGYIGEETRKKVQEAMEELNYFPNDIARSLFIKKTYLIGVIFPTTSNPFYGQLIFHLENYANSLGYKILLCNSQGREDKEKSYLHMLQRNQVDGIIAGAHNRGIEEYDIPNLPVVGFDRYLSKNTPVVSSDNYDGGRKATQLLINKKCNHIIHINGPSDLETPANLRRKAYEEVMKEHGRNPITYETLGDNEATINKLFEEHPEVDGIFASDDLIAATVLRVAKKRNRKIPYDLKVIGYDGTDTTKVLLPELSTIAQPIKDIAETCVDLLIKQIDGKWDEKEQQTILPVKLIESETTT from the coding sequence GTGAAGCCGAAAATTTCTGATGTTGCAAGGGTGGCTGGTGTTTCGCCAACAACTGTTTCAAGAGTATTAAATAATAGAGGTTATATTGGAGAAGAGACTAGAAAAAAAGTACAAGAAGCAATGGAAGAATTGAATTATTTTCCTAACGATATTGCAAGATCATTGTTTATAAAAAAAACCTATTTAATAGGAGTAATTTTCCCAACAACGAGTAATCCATTTTATGGTCAGCTTATTTTTCATTTGGAAAATTACGCTAATTCTTTGGGTTATAAAATTTTATTATGTAATAGCCAAGGACGGGAGGATAAAGAGAAAAGTTATTTACATATGCTTCAGCGCAATCAAGTTGATGGAATAATAGCAGGTGCACATAACCGAGGGATAGAAGAATATGATATACCCAATCTGCCAGTTGTAGGATTTGACCGTTATCTTTCTAAAAATACACCTGTTGTCTCTAGCGATAATTACGATGGTGGTCGAAAAGCAACGCAATTATTAATAAATAAAAAATGTAATCATATTATTCATATTAATGGTCCCAGTGATTTAGAGACTCCAGCTAATCTAAGAAGAAAAGCTTATGAAGAAGTAATGAAGGAACATGGACGTAATCCAATAACATATGAGACTCTAGGCGATAATGAAGCAACTATTAATAAATTATTTGAAGAACATCCTGAAGTCGATGGAATTTTTGCAAGTGATGATTTGATTGCTGCAACTGTGTTAAGAGTAGCAAAGAAGAGAAACCGAAAAATTCCTTATGATTTAAAGGTTATTGGCTATGACGGGACAGATACAACCAAGGTACTATTGCCTGAATTGAGTACGATTGCTCAGCCTATTAAAGACATTGCTGAAACATGTGTAGATTTATTAATCAAGCAAATTGATGGAAAATGGGATGAAAAGGAACAACAGACAATATTACCAGTAAAATTAATAGAAAGTGAAACAACAACCTAG
- a CDS encoding ABC transporter substrate-binding protein, whose protein sequence is MRKIWILVVCAIITSLIIAGCSQKGSSNDDAVSVWVHTSNETPEGKAMQKIIDQFNEKYKGEYEARIEFIPRSGSGGGYEDKINAALTTNTLPDVLTLDGPNTAAYAEAGMIAPIDEYLTNKDDLLPSIIQQGTYDGKMYAVGYSESGVGVFYNKQMLKDAGVDLTTLPTVENPWDWNQFIDLNEKLVKKFDRPVIDMGFNDKSEWLMYAFTPFLWSQGGNIVSEDGATANGVFNNENAVKTMTFIQDMIKKGYSTISPVDKGFNTGEYALKFGGSWTIAEMEEYPDVEYGIMPYPTSPDTNKLVSPSGSWQYAMSATSDKKEAAGTLIDFMTSTESLTEITLANSVLPAAYSVIEEVKDKVSDEMNILIEQNAASAHARPVLPEYPQVSRIFQQTVSDVTYYEENANIEKLLDDKVMQIDKVLK, encoded by the coding sequence ATGAGAAAGATATGGATATTAGTTGTCTGTGCAATAATAACTTCTTTAATTATTGCAGGATGTAGCCAGAAAGGATCAAGTAACGATGATGCTGTCTCAGTATGGGTACATACCTCTAATGAAACTCCAGAAGGCAAAGCGATGCAAAAAATCATTGATCAATTCAATGAAAAATACAAAGGAGAGTATGAGGCAAGGATTGAGTTTATTCCGAGAAGCGGAAGTGGAGGAGGATATGAAGATAAAATAAACGCAGCTTTAACTACAAATACTCTACCTGACGTATTGACATTAGATGGTCCTAATACAGCTGCTTATGCTGAGGCTGGAATGATTGCTCCTATTGATGAATATTTGACAAACAAAGATGACTTACTGCCAAGTATTATTCAACAAGGTACGTATGATGGAAAAATGTATGCGGTGGGTTACTCTGAATCTGGAGTAGGTGTTTTTTATAATAAGCAAATGCTGAAAGATGCAGGAGTGGATCTTACGACTTTACCAACAGTTGAAAACCCATGGGATTGGAATCAATTTATAGACTTAAATGAAAAGTTGGTTAAGAAATTCGATCGACCAGTAATAGATATGGGCTTTAATGATAAAAGTGAATGGTTAATGTATGCGTTTACGCCATTTTTATGGTCACAGGGTGGAAATATTGTTTCCGAGGATGGAGCAACTGCAAATGGTGTGTTTAATAATGAAAATGCTGTTAAAACAATGACGTTTATCCAAGATATGATAAAAAAAGGATACAGTACCATCTCACCAGTTGATAAGGGTTTCAACACTGGTGAATATGCATTAAAGTTTGGCGGATCATGGACCATTGCTGAAATGGAAGAATACCCAGATGTAGAGTATGGAATTATGCCATACCCAACATCACCAGATACGAATAAACTAGTCTCCCCATCTGGAAGCTGGCAGTATGCCATGAGCGCTACATCTGATAAAAAAGAAGCAGCAGGGACGTTAATAGATTTTATGACTTCGACAGAATCTTTAACAGAGATTACCTTGGCAAATAGCGTATTGCCAGCTGCGTATTCTGTCATAGAAGAAGTTAAAGATAAAGTTTCTGATGAAATGAACATCTTAATAGAGCAAAATGCAGCTTCTGCTCATGCACGCCCGGTATTACCAGAGTATCCACAAGTAAGTCGGATTTTCCAACAGACTGTTAGCGATGTAACTTATTATGAAGAAAATGCAAATATCGAAAAATTATTAGATGATAAAGTGATGCAAATAGATAAGGTATTGAAATAA